In Acidianus brierleyi, one genomic interval encodes:
- a CDS encoding DUF2250 domain-containing protein translates to MEDTLRTKLYEVLKDKRYLEVLEHLKKANIDYGKSIMLNTKIPIDQVVDILDKLEQLGLIERVHGATLKNTEAKFKLSSEVHKHHTYYTLTRDGDHLLRNLDEKILIKTYIDMVKNDDLAKTILNLADELNADHALTYSKLTHKTLEEVTPKLEELERMGLLEEAKAKIIKFGERKSKPKKETRTHHKYYGLSRTGELVVREMKRRGLLPR, encoded by the coding sequence ATGGAGGATACACTTCGAACAAAACTTTATGAAGTTTTAAAAGATAAAAGGTACTTAGAGGTATTGGAGCATCTTAAGAAGGCTAATATAGATTATGGAAAATCTATAATGCTTAACACTAAGATACCCATTGATCAAGTAGTAGATATTCTAGATAAACTAGAACAGTTGGGGTTAATAGAAAGAGTTCATGGTGCTACTTTAAAGAATACAGAAGCTAAATTTAAGTTGAGTTCGGAGGTACATAAACATCATACTTATTATACTCTAACTAGAGACGGAGATCATTTGTTAAGAAATTTAGATGAAAAAATATTAATAAAAACGTATATTGATATGGTAAAAAACGATGATCTTGCTAAGACAATTCTAAATTTAGCAGATGAATTAAACGCAGATCATGCTTTAACATATTCAAAGTTAACTCATAAAACACTTGAAGAAGTTACTCCAAAATTAGAGGAATTAGAAAGGATGGGCTTACTTGAGGAAGCTAAAGCAAAAATAATAAAGTTTGGTGAAAGAAAATCAAAACCTAAAAAAGAAACAAGGACTCATCATAAATATTACGGTCTCTCTAGAACTGGAGAATTAGTAGTTAGAGAAATGAAGAGAAGAGGATTATTACCTAGATAA
- a CDS encoding metal-dependent transcriptional regulator, with protein sequence MKISHRELQYLLIIKKYNDDGKPARLTNIAKEVEVSPASAYEEINHLSEKGMVTKEKSEIWITNNGINYIMKAVRAHRVIESFLVKLGVDKDEACKYSQQFDLMVPDEIVEKLYEFLGKPHNCPHGEDIP encoded by the coding sequence ATGAAAATTTCTCATAGAGAGTTACAATATCTACTAATAATAAAGAAGTATAATGACGATGGAAAGCCTGCTAGGTTAACTAACATAGCAAAAGAAGTAGAGGTAAGTCCGGCTAGTGCGTATGAAGAAATAAATCATCTAAGTGAGAAAGGTATGGTAACAAAGGAGAAATCGGAAATCTGGATAACAAATAATGGTATAAACTATATAATGAAAGCTGTCAGAGCTCATAGAGTTATAGAATCATTTTTAGTAAAATTGGGTGTAGATAAGGACGAAGCTTGTAAATATTCACAACAATTTGATCTAATGGTTCCGGACGAAATAGTTGAGAAGCTATATGAGTTTTTAGGGAAGCCTCATAATTGTCCTCATGGTGAAGATATTCCTTGA
- a CDS encoding NAD(P)/FAD-dependent oxidoreductase: MPKVLVLGGRFGALTAAYTLKRLVGSSADIKVINQSRFSYFRPALPHVAIGVRDVDELKIDLSEALPNKGIKFQEGKVQKIDAKNSKVIYTKSDGSTEEEDYDYVIVGIGAHLATELMKGWNEYGYSVCEPEFASKLREKLNEFKGGNITIGSGPFYQGHNPKPKVPENFVPNADSACEGPVFEMSLMLHGYFKKKGLLDKVKVTVFSPGEYLSDLSPQSRKAVASIYQQLGVKLVHNFRIKEIREHEIVDEKGNKLDSDLTIVLPPYTGNPALKNSTPDLVDDGGFIPTDLNMVSLKYDNVYAVGDSNSMTVPKLGYLAVMTGRIAAQHLANRLGVHTKIDSYYPTIVCVADNPYEGFAVSVKDDTWYGGSITVAEPAAVNHLKKELFTKYFMWTKGDMALEKFLASW, from the coding sequence ATGCCCAAAGTACTAGTTTTAGGAGGTAGATTTGGTGCTTTAACAGCAGCTTACACATTAAAAAGATTAGTAGGTAGTAGTGCAGATATTAAAGTAATTAATCAAAGTAGATTCTCATACTTTAGACCAGCCCTTCCACATGTTGCTATTGGAGTAAGAGACGTAGATGAATTAAAAATAGATCTTTCAGAAGCGTTACCAAATAAAGGAATAAAGTTTCAAGAGGGCAAAGTACAAAAAATAGATGCCAAAAATAGCAAGGTAATATATACCAAATCTGATGGATCTACAGAAGAGGAGGATTACGATTACGTAATTGTAGGTATAGGAGCACATCTAGCTACAGAGCTTATGAAGGGATGGAACGAGTATGGATATAGTGTATGTGAACCAGAATTTGCGTCTAAACTGAGAGAAAAACTAAATGAGTTCAAAGGAGGAAATATAACTATAGGATCTGGTCCTTTTTATCAAGGCCATAATCCTAAACCAAAAGTTCCAGAAAACTTCGTACCTAATGCAGATTCCGCATGCGAAGGGCCAGTATTTGAAATGTCTTTAATGCTTCATGGATATTTTAAGAAGAAAGGTTTACTTGATAAAGTAAAAGTCACAGTATTCTCTCCCGGAGAGTATTTATCTGATCTTTCCCCACAGTCTAGAAAAGCTGTAGCTAGTATATATCAACAACTTGGAGTGAAATTAGTTCACAATTTCAGAATTAAAGAAATAAGAGAACATGAAATAGTTGATGAGAAAGGTAATAAACTGGATTCTGATCTTACTATAGTTTTACCGCCATACACTGGAAATCCTGCACTAAAGAATTCTACTCCAGATCTAGTTGATGATGGAGGATTCATACCAACAGATCTAAATATGGTATCATTAAAATACGATAACGTATATGCAGTAGGAGACTCAAATTCAATGACAGTACCTAAACTAGGATATTTGGCCGTAATGACTGGAAGAATAGCAGCGCAACACTTAGCTAATAGATTAGGAGTTCATACAAAAATAGATTCATATTATCCTACAATAGTATGCGTAGCCGATAATCCATATGAAGGTTTTGCAGTTAGTGTGAAAGACGATACATGGTATGGTGGATCCATAACTGTCGCTGAACCTGCAGCTGTTAACCATCTTAAAAAAGAATTGTTTACAAAATACTTTATGTGGACAAAAGGAGATATGGCATTAGAAAAATTCCTAGCTAGCTGGTGA
- the meaB gene encoding methylmalonyl Co-A mutase-associated GTPase MeaB produces the protein MNHELLKKALEGDELSISKIFTNIEYSTKDGMEYLKELSLRAGNAYTIGITGSPGAGKSTLISDLIEEYAKNDLKIGVIMIDPSSPFSKGSFMGNRIRMQDKTMLKNVFIRSIASRGFLGGVSAEAIMLMEAMDGLGFDKIIVETVGSGQTDTDIVSAVHSILVLVIPGSGDEIQALKAGIMEIGDFYVINKSDKIEAESLYNSIKFAIESGETNWRDGWKPSIIKISALKKYGISELIQGITQHEKFVKEHDLFIKRIYQRRHKIIELYLKKKIDEVLLNTIRENEDIISEYEKKGTGLTETIEEIYENFKKKI, from the coding sequence TTGAACCATGAATTACTTAAGAAAGCTCTTGAAGGAGACGAATTATCTATATCTAAAATATTTACTAATATAGAATACTCAACAAAAGATGGCATGGAATATCTAAAAGAACTTAGTTTAAGAGCAGGTAATGCGTATACTATAGGTATAACTGGTTCACCAGGCGCTGGCAAAAGTACGTTAATATCTGATTTAATAGAAGAATACGCAAAAAACGATTTAAAAATAGGAGTTATTATGATAGATCCAAGTAGTCCGTTTTCTAAAGGCTCTTTTATGGGAAACAGAATCAGAATGCAAGATAAAACCATGCTTAAAAACGTTTTTATAAGAAGTATAGCATCTAGGGGATTTTTAGGTGGAGTATCGGCCGAAGCTATAATGCTAATGGAGGCTATGGACGGTCTAGGATTTGATAAGATAATCGTGGAAACCGTAGGTTCTGGTCAAACAGACACTGATATAGTTTCTGCAGTGCACAGTATTTTGGTTCTAGTGATACCAGGCAGTGGAGATGAAATACAAGCATTAAAGGCAGGAATAATGGAAATTGGAGATTTTTACGTTATTAATAAATCTGATAAAATAGAAGCTGAGTCATTGTATAATTCTATAAAATTTGCTATAGAAAGTGGAGAAACGAATTGGAGAGATGGTTGGAAACCATCTATAATTAAAATTAGTGCGTTAAAAAAATATGGTATTAGTGAATTAATACAAGGTATTACACAACATGAAAAATTTGTAAAGGAACATGATCTATTCATTAAGAGAATATATCAAAGAAGACATAAGATTATTGAGCTATATTTAAAAAAGAAAATTGATGAGGTATTATTAAATACTATTAGAGAAAACGAAGATATAATTTCAGAATATGAGAAGAAAGGTACTGGTTTAACTGAAACTATAGAAGAAATTTATGAAAATTTCAAAAAGAAAATATAA
- a CDS encoding cobalamin B12-binding domain-containing protein, with product MEKRIKVIVAKLGLDGHDRGAKVIARALKDAGMEVVYTGLRQTPEQIVKTAIQEDADVVGISILSGAHLELIPKVVEIMRKNNLNDVGLVVGGVIPPEDIPKLKSIGVDDVFLPGSSLKEVAEKVRQVAEKKRGIKIEP from the coding sequence ATGGAAAAAAGAATAAAGGTCATAGTAGCAAAGTTGGGATTGGATGGACACGATAGAGGAGCTAAAGTAATAGCTAGAGCTTTAAAAGACGCTGGAATGGAAGTAGTATACACTGGATTAAGACAGACTCCTGAACAGATAGTAAAAACAGCAATTCAGGAGGATGCTGATGTAGTAGGAATAAGTATTCTTAGCGGCGCACACTTGGAATTAATACCTAAAGTAGTTGAGATTATGAGAAAAAATAATTTAAACGATGTTGGATTAGTAGTAGGAGGAGTTATTCCTCCAGAGGATATCCCAAAACTTAAAAGTATAGGAGTAGACGACGTATTTTTACCTGGATCCAGCTTAAAAGAAGTTGCTGAAAAAGTAAGACAAGTTGCTGAAAAGAAAAGAGGTATTAAAATTGAACCATGA
- a CDS encoding SDR family oxidoreductase translates to MDLGIRNKKVIVTAASKGIGYATAKRFLEEGAHVLISSHDEQKLLDAYNKLKDIGDVYYLKADLRSIEEIKNLILKGNEILNGIDVFVYVAGSPKPGNLFELTDNDWEEGFKLLLMSAVVSIREVSKFMKNNGRIILSTSISIKQPLENLDLSNVIRLSLAGLIKSVSNQLAHKGILVNGVIPGWTLTERVDQLVKDRSRRENRSESDIINDIVKDVPLGRMALPEEVANVIIFLASELSTYITGALIPVDGGYIKATF, encoded by the coding sequence ATGGACCTAGGAATACGAAATAAAAAGGTAATAGTAACTGCTGCTAGTAAAGGCATAGGATATGCTACCGCTAAAAGATTTTTAGAAGAAGGAGCACATGTTTTAATATCCTCTCATGATGAACAAAAACTGCTTGACGCATATAACAAATTGAAAGATATAGGAGATGTATATTACTTAAAAGCAGATCTTAGATCAATAGAAGAAATTAAGAATCTTATACTGAAAGGTAACGAAATTCTTAATGGAATAGATGTTTTTGTGTATGTTGCTGGAAGTCCTAAACCTGGAAATTTATTTGAATTGACGGATAATGATTGGGAAGAAGGATTTAAACTATTATTAATGAGTGCAGTTGTTTCTATAAGAGAAGTATCTAAATTCATGAAAAACAATGGTAGAATAATATTATCTACGTCTATTAGCATTAAACAGCCTTTAGAAAACCTAGATCTTTCAAACGTCATTAGACTTTCATTAGCGGGTCTTATAAAATCTGTTTCGAATCAACTTGCGCATAAGGGAATATTAGTTAATGGTGTAATACCTGGATGGACATTAACAGAACGCGTAGATCAGTTGGTTAAGGACAGATCTAGGAGAGAGAACAGATCAGAATCTGATATAATAAACGATATAGTTAAGGACGTACCGTTAGGTCGTATGGCATTACCTGAGGAAGTAGCTAATGTTATAATATTTCTTGCTTCTGAACTATCAACGTATATTACAGGGGCTTTAATTCCTGTGGATGGAGGCTATATTAAAGCAACTTTTTAA
- a CDS encoding alpha/beta fold hydrolase: protein MQNLEKFVQVNGAKIHYIEAGNGKAVVLHHGARFNAHTWEETGTISAIAEVGYRAISIDFPGFGKSESGNFGNLSDFISSFIETMKLDKPILLGASMGGEAVLEYAVDNPKKLGGLILVGAVGVSSYENKLKDLDGLPILLIWGKHDNVSPKHNYELILKYVKSAKFVNIGNQHACYLDDPNGFNEQIKTFLKGL, encoded by the coding sequence ATGCAAAATCTGGAAAAGTTTGTTCAAGTTAACGGAGCAAAAATTCATTATATTGAAGCAGGAAATGGAAAGGCTGTTGTATTGCATCATGGTGCAAGGTTTAATGCTCATACATGGGAAGAAACAGGAACAATATCTGCTATAGCTGAGGTAGGCTATAGAGCAATTTCAATTGATTTTCCTGGTTTTGGAAAGTCTGAAAGTGGCAATTTTGGAAATTTATCAGATTTTATTTCCAGCTTTATTGAGACAATGAAGTTAGATAAACCAATATTATTAGGTGCATCTATGGGAGGAGAAGCAGTATTAGAATATGCCGTAGATAATCCAAAGAAGTTGGGTGGTTTAATTTTAGTAGGAGCAGTAGGAGTATCATCGTATGAAAATAAACTCAAAGATTTAGATGGACTTCCAATACTCCTTATTTGGGGAAAACATGATAACGTTTCACCAAAACATAACTATGAATTAATACTCAAATACGTTAAGAGTGCTAAGTTTGTGAATATAGGAAATCAACATGCATGCTATCTTGATGATCCTAATGGATTTAATGAGCAAATAAAGACATTTCTGAAGGGCTTATGA
- a CDS encoding cation:proton antiporter → MNVLIITLLYLGIMLFLAKLAEELFSRLGLIPFVGAIFIGIILGEGVTDFIKVNEIISFITSLGIVFLLFLAGAEEINMEQKLDKKLVLTSIIQITIPFSLVLVVLYILNVPHYLILIIPLIMTSAGPLTRLLIDLGITKSEFGVNLFYQATIVEIISVILFAIFLGINGNLLYTALEIIAIFVLIFALGPFLSRLLEKIEGYIKVREIEFASIISLILIIGFLSEILKFNSAIAALFLGFLLRRYLKDRPELLEKLHGFTYGFFEPLFFVSIGLFFVKIDYQILIIGSILFIVIFISKFSAGIISSMIIKNNLFLNGLGTSTKGGVDASLLISALTINAITPSEYSYSALAITFSALFIPLLFKLRSGYKVERKEKIKLNTKVSLILSQFSSPIFANCNETLREAINKINEKNARALVVVSDMKPVGIITVSKLLEISPDYYDKLRLCDMELDDIDIMPLDSKISDILKKFRETETPVIAIVDKDHRLQLTIYERELLRFLIT, encoded by the coding sequence ATGAACGTTCTTATAATTACGCTATTATATCTAGGAATAATGTTATTTTTGGCAAAACTTGCAGAAGAATTATTTTCTAGGTTAGGTTTAATTCCGTTTGTTGGAGCAATATTTATTGGAATAATCTTAGGTGAAGGAGTAACTGACTTTATCAAGGTTAATGAGATAATATCGTTTATAACGTCATTAGGAATAGTTTTTTTGTTATTTTTAGCTGGAGCAGAAGAAATAAATATGGAACAAAAATTAGATAAAAAATTAGTATTAACATCTATAATTCAGATTACTATCCCATTTTCTTTAGTTTTAGTTGTTTTATATATACTAAATGTACCTCATTATCTGATACTTATAATACCACTTATAATGACAAGTGCAGGACCATTAACGCGACTTTTAATAGATCTTGGAATTACAAAAAGTGAATTTGGTGTAAATCTTTTTTATCAAGCCACAATAGTAGAAATAATCTCAGTAATTTTGTTTGCAATTTTCTTAGGTATAAATGGAAATCTACTCTATACTGCATTAGAAATAATAGCTATTTTCGTTTTAATATTTGCTCTAGGTCCATTCTTATCTAGATTGTTAGAGAAAATAGAAGGATATATAAAAGTAAGAGAAATAGAATTTGCTAGTATTATCTCATTAATCTTGATAATAGGTTTTTTATCTGAAATTTTAAAATTTAATTCTGCAATAGCCGCACTATTTTTAGGATTCCTTTTAAGGAGATATTTAAAAGATAGACCAGAACTGTTAGAAAAACTACACGGATTCACATATGGTTTTTTTGAACCTTTATTCTTTGTAAGTATAGGCTTATTTTTCGTAAAAATAGATTATCAAATATTAATAATTGGAAGTATATTATTTATTGTAATATTTATATCAAAATTTTCAGCAGGCATTATTTCTAGTATGATAATAAAAAACAATTTATTTTTAAATGGCTTAGGAACGTCAACAAAAGGTGGCGTAGACGCATCATTATTAATAAGCGCATTAACGATTAATGCGATTACTCCGTCAGAATACTCATATTCTGCTTTGGCTATAACATTTTCGGCACTATTTATTCCTTTATTATTCAAACTAAGAAGTGGATATAAAGTTGAAAGGAAAGAGAAAATTAAATTGAATACTAAGGTTTCCTTAATTTTATCGCAATTTTCGTCTCCAATATTTGCCAATTGTAATGAGACACTAAGAGAAGCTATAAATAAGATTAATGAGAAAAATGCTAGAGCACTAGTCGTAGTAAGTGATATGAAACCTGTCGGAATAATAACAGTATCAAAATTATTGGAAATAAGTCCAGATTATTATGATAAACTCAGGTTATGTGATATGGAACTAGATGATATAGATATCATGCCATTAGATTCAAAAATATCAGATATATTAAAAAAATTTAGAGAAACCGAAACTCCAGTAATAGCTATAGTTGATAAAGATCACAGATTGCAATTAACAATATATGAGAGAGAACTTCTAAGGTTCTTAATAACTTGA
- a CDS encoding dihydrodipicolinate synthase family protein, giving the protein MEGILTALITPFDEKENLNLSMLKSVMEFDKNRGVSSFWVLGTSGEFNMLSLDEKISVVKTARESVNSKILAGINENSLKNSDILLKNFVDFGVDGVFSIPPLYHKPNDKGIIQFYENLSKPGLPVYIYNIPSYVGYNISLDILTKLVDDGIIDGMKYTTSDMDSFIKYTMVLKEMNKDFNMLIGSDTLVLPALMYGADGAVSGIANFAPEIISSIYTKYKEGDFKEAYKYQLVAIKLNNAVSLSDYPTGIKIALRYRGLYVGKSRSPLQENISAEASIYDTMKEFNL; this is encoded by the coding sequence ATGGAAGGTATATTAACTGCACTAATAACACCTTTTGACGAAAAAGAAAACCTAAATTTAAGTATGTTAAAGAGCGTGATGGAATTTGATAAAAATAGAGGAGTTTCTTCTTTTTGGGTCTTAGGTACTTCAGGGGAATTTAATATGTTAAGTTTGGATGAGAAAATTTCAGTAGTAAAGACTGCTAGAGAATCAGTAAATAGTAAAATATTAGCTGGAATAAATGAAAACTCATTAAAGAATTCTGATATATTATTAAAGAATTTTGTGGATTTTGGAGTAGATGGAGTATTTTCAATACCTCCATTATATCACAAGCCAAATGATAAAGGAATTATACAGTTTTATGAAAATTTATCTAAGCCCGGATTACCGGTTTATATTTACAACATTCCGTCTTACGTAGGATATAACATAAGTTTAGATATACTAACGAAATTAGTAGATGATGGAATAATAGACGGTATGAAATATACTACTTCTGATATGGATTCTTTTATAAAGTACACTATGGTACTGAAGGAAATGAACAAAGATTTCAATATGCTAATAGGAAGTGATACATTAGTTTTACCAGCATTAATGTATGGAGCAGATGGTGCTGTATCAGGTATAGCAAATTTTGCACCAGAAATTATTTCATCTATTTATACTAAATATAAGGAAGGAGACTTTAAGGAGGCATATAAATATCAGTTAGTGGCCATAAAACTAAACAATGCAGTATCATTATCTGATTATCCCACTGGAATAAAAATAGCACTTAGATACAGAGGACTTTACGTAGGTAAATCAAGAAGTCCATTACAAGAAAATATATCAGCTGAAGCGTCAATATATGACACTATGAAAGAGTTTAATTTATGA
- a CDS encoding DedA family protein, whose amino-acid sequence MIDYLEIFLLMIVESIGFPVPSEIILPLAGYYSSQGLTNPVYVIIISTLGSIVGSIVDYFIAFKLGIPFLHKYGKIFGLTSIKLNKLNLWFSKYGTFSVFIFRFVPEFRALISFPAGIASMQIVKFLISTFLGNIIWDSILVWIGFAFPSSWELLISTVYRYLIYITILLVIGIILYIIRNKLKVLFFKI is encoded by the coding sequence TTGATAGACTATCTAGAAATTTTTCTTCTAATGATTGTGGAAAGTATAGGATTCCCTGTACCTAGTGAAATAATTCTTCCTTTAGCGGGTTACTATTCTTCTCAAGGTTTAACAAACCCAGTTTACGTAATTATTATATCTACTTTAGGTTCGATAGTGGGTTCTATAGTAGACTATTTTATAGCTTTTAAGCTTGGAATACCATTCTTACATAAATATGGAAAAATTTTTGGTTTGACCTCTATTAAATTGAATAAATTAAATCTATGGTTTTCGAAATATGGGACTTTTTCGGTATTCATTTTTAGATTCGTCCCTGAATTTAGAGCATTAATATCATTCCCTGCAGGGATTGCAAGTATGCAAATAGTAAAATTCCTTATATCGACTTTTTTAGGAAATATAATATGGGATTCTATATTAGTCTGGATCGGATTTGCATTTCCTTCAAGCTGGGAGTTGTTAATTAGTACTGTATATAGATATTTGATATATATTACAATATTGTTAGTCATTGGAATTATATTATATATAATACGAAATAAACTTAAAGTATTGTTTTTTAAGATTTAA
- a CDS encoding sulfite exporter TauE/SafE family protein: MVVIDLTPLQYLLSIVSGILVGFSLGLIGGGGSILAIPLLLYFVGLYYAVPIADRGYAVHLAIGTTALAVGLNAYINSYIHFKKGNVKVPQGIMFTLPGLVGVFAGTTLDKITPGNSLLFFFSILMIVVALMMLRPQKKIVSQSNVDASKGFSLSSLISSVSIKKVIPAGFLVGFASGYFGIGGGFLVVPGLLFSTGLCMVRAVGTSLIAVGTFGVASAISYTFSGYVLFIVSILYLLGGIAGGYAGASIASRMPRGLLRKIFAIIIIIVAIYTMYTSINGLYLLLHILGI; the protein is encoded by the coding sequence ATGGTCGTCATAGATCTTACTCCTTTGCAATATCTTCTTTCAATAGTTTCTGGTATACTTGTAGGATTTAGTCTAGGATTAATAGGAGGCGGTGGATCTATTTTAGCTATACCGTTATTACTGTATTTCGTTGGTCTATATTATGCCGTGCCAATAGCTGATAGAGGTTATGCTGTACATTTAGCTATAGGTACTACAGCTCTTGCTGTAGGATTAAATGCATACATAAACAGTTATATTCATTTTAAAAAAGGTAATGTAAAAGTTCCTCAAGGTATTATGTTTACATTACCTGGGCTTGTTGGAGTATTTGCAGGTACAACATTGGATAAAATAACGCCAGGGAATTCGTTACTATTTTTCTTCAGTATATTAATGATAGTTGTAGCTTTAATGATGTTAAGACCTCAAAAGAAAATAGTTTCGCAATCTAACGTAGATGCTTCAAAAGGCTTTAGTTTATCATCTCTTATATCTTCAGTATCTATAAAGAAAGTTATTCCTGCAGGATTCTTAGTGGGTTTTGCTTCTGGATATTTTGGTATAGGTGGCGGATTTTTAGTGGTACCAGGATTGCTATTTAGTACTGGCTTATGTATGGTTAGAGCAGTAGGTACGTCCTTAATAGCTGTAGGCACATTCGGAGTAGCATCTGCAATTTCATATACATTTTCAGGCTACGTACTTTTCATAGTTAGTATATTATACCTTTTAGGGGGAATAGCAGGTGGATATGCAGGAGCTTCTATAGCATCTAGAATGCCTAGAGGGCTGTTAAGAAAAATATTTGCTATTATTATAATAATAGTAGCCATATATACAATGTATACTAGTATTAATGGTTTATATTTATTGCTACATATTCTAGGAATTTGA
- a CDS encoding winged helix-turn-helix domain-containing protein produces MSVESLYGTRRKIYYYILRQKNAVSIRKIQRDLNLSSPSLVQYHLKKLEEDGLIKETEKGYVVSKVILSDYVKFANFLIPISAFLASFFLTSLIILVVFLRSHIIASQVFSDIIISISASIFVYDVIKKYREIKL; encoded by the coding sequence ATGAGTGTGGAGAGCTTATACGGAACGAGAAGGAAAATTTATTATTATATACTTAGACAGAAAAATGCAGTTTCAATTAGAAAAATTCAACGAGATCTCAATTTAAGCTCTCCCTCTCTTGTACAATATCATTTAAAGAAATTAGAAGAAGATGGTCTAATCAAAGAAACAGAAAAAGGATACGTTGTTTCAAAAGTGATTTTATCTGATTATGTTAAATTCGCAAATTTTCTTATTCCTATATCAGCATTTTTAGCATCATTTTTTTTAACATCACTAATAATCTTAGTTGTATTTTTAAGATCACATATAATTGCATCACAAGTTTTTTCTGATATAATAATTTCAATTTCCGCATCCATATTCGTATATGATGTCATTAAAAAATATAGAGAAATTAAGCTTTAG
- the udg gene encoding type-4 uracil-DNA glycosylase → MDLDELNSTIRSCKLCKLSISRTNAVPGEGNPKASVLFVGEAPGATEDKMGRPFVGSAGKLLDELLKSIGLDREKVYITNLVKCRPPNNRDPESDEISSCSPYLETQISLINPKIIVTLGKYSTIYMLKKVNINVTSISKVRGKFYEWNNILIFPTYHPAAALYNPNLKEVLEKDFKVLGSKIGSKLFTLDNFMNENGPRNTK, encoded by the coding sequence ATGGATTTAGACGAATTAAATAGCACAATAAGAAGTTGTAAGTTATGTAAGCTTTCCATAAGTAGAACTAATGCGGTTCCTGGTGAAGGTAATCCTAAGGCGTCAGTTCTTTTTGTAGGCGAAGCGCCTGGAGCTACAGAAGACAAAATGGGTAGGCCATTCGTAGGATCTGCTGGGAAACTCTTAGATGAACTATTAAAAAGTATAGGGCTAGATAGAGAAAAAGTATATATTACTAATTTAGTAAAATGTAGGCCTCCCAATAATAGAGATCCAGAATCTGATGAAATTTCTTCTTGTTCCCCTTATTTAGAAACTCAAATATCTCTGATAAATCCTAAAATAATAGTAACATTGGGAAAATATTCTACAATTTATATGCTTAAAAAAGTTAATATAAATGTAACGTCTATATCTAAAGTCAGAGGAAAATTTTATGAATGGAACAATATTCTCATATTTCCTACTTATCATCCGGCAGCTGCTTTATATAATCCTAATCTGAAGGAGGTTCTTGAAAAAGATTTTAAGGTATTAGGTAGTAAGATAGGTTCAAAATTGTTTACTCTTGATAATTTTATGAATGAAAATGGACCTAGGAATACGAAATAA